One window of Siniperca chuatsi isolate FFG_IHB_CAS linkage group LG15, ASM2008510v1, whole genome shotgun sequence genomic DNA carries:
- the LOC122861627 gene encoding histamine H2 receptor, whose protein sequence is MADALRTLYAALMVLSGLASVCGNLLLLLVLLLNKELQTDTLGLTLSFSLSDLALGLSTIPFGAYNSLAWSSCCPSEGAFCQGSGFIFLLLQTSSIHSLTWATVDKFTEICFALSYSSIWTAGRSRVVLVLVWLFCLVNAALPLLGFGRYVYSESRFLCCPSFTPDNRYFVVLWMLAGIVAPILTVCTLYGYIVYVARKQARRGTFMCNELHCYYVPANNYLRSSIVMVTTSVCLLVCWLPYISVCLYETFSGQQSPAVTSALSAWLVLSSAALNPWITCMTQTRYRAAVRRSVGRFIQMCPCSRTPLESRPQRSALNLDTANHISTTTTTRRQSSPKTPTPPGST, encoded by the exons ATGGCAGACGCTCTGAGGACGCTGTACGCCGCTCTGATGGTTCTGTCGGGTCTGGCCTCCGTCTGTGggaacctcctcctcctgctggtgCTCCTCCTCAACAAGGAGCTCCAGACTGACACGCTGGGTCTCACCCTGAGCTTCAGCCTCAGCGACCTGGCCCTCGGACTCTCCACCATCCCCTTTGGGGCCTACAACAGCCTGGCCTGGTCCTCCTGCTGCCCTAGCGAGGGCGCCTTCTGTCAGGGCAGCGGCTTCATCTTCCTTCTCCTGCAGACCTCCTCCATCCACTCACTCACCTGGGCCACTGTTGACAAGTTCACCGAGATCTGCTTCGCCCTCAGCTACAGCAGCATCTGGACGGCCGGGCGGAGCCGGGTGGTGCTGGTCTTGGTCTGGTTGTTCTGCTTAGTGAACGCTGCCCTGCCCCTGCTAGGGTTCGGCAGGTATGTCTACAGCGAGTCACGATTCCTCTGCTGCCCAAGCTTCACCCCTGACAACAGGTACTTCGTGGTCCTGTGGATGTTGGCGGGCATCGTTGCGCCGATCCTCACTGTGTGCACTCTGTACGGATACATCGTCTACGTGGCCAGGAAACAGGCCAGGAGGGGAACGTTCATGTGCAACGAGCTGCACTGCTATTACGTTCCTGCCAACAATTACCTGAGGAGCTCCATCGTGATGGTCACGACCTCAG TGTGTTTGCTGGTGTGCTGGCTGCCCTACATCtcagtgtgtctgtatgagacgtTTAGCGGTCAACAGAGTCCTGCTGTGACCTCTGCCCTCTCCGCCTGGCTGGTTCTGAGCAGCGCCGCCCTCAACCCCTGGATCACCTGTATGACGCAGAC CAGGTACAGGGCAGCAGTGCGTCGGAGTGTCGGCAGGTTTATTCAGATGTGTCCGTGTTCTCGGACGCCTCTGGAGTCCCGCCCCCAGAGGTCTGCTCTAAACCTGGACACAGCCAATCACATCAGCACAACGACAACAACACGCCGGCAGTCATCACCAAAAACACCAACACCACCAGGATCAACATAA
- the clec14a gene encoding C-type lectin domain family 14 member A: MASRFCSSWIYLWIVIILFGNISADPASPHRYHVHHTQVSFDRAMEDCSPGILTTLATEQEVADILGLVSESVSPLNQNKFTFWVGLRKVKNECVVPTLPLRGFKWMEDGSEESEVNRWTEEPTHTCTSVRCAALKGELDGSTVTRWGLISVTCKNKYGFICKPRDRPTGETSVTPEPSKPEPRPATRKPEPATPQPKLPTQGPGPETDLKPKTETELQEPDPDPEPAPGLDLDCQHPIIPGARSLSLDPDNSSRIQVECWSPIQLELHCSGRPAVWRLLDDSPADFTTVCQPCEAGFQKDASGNCVDIDECSGGGGAPCRHTCLNTEGSYRCVCSDENEKHHDEDSQACTDMATDGDSGSLSGILIPVLVAVAVLVVLVVVVVVTVKCCLMRRSKKRAMTKAEKMAMKSKDGKDSFETANEKVAT, from the coding sequence ATGGCGTCTCGGTTCTGCTCCAGCTGGATTTACCTTTGGATAGTCATCATCCTGTTCGGAAACATCTCTGCTGACCCGGCTTCACCACATCGCTACCATGTCCACCACACCCAGGTCAGCTTCGACCGGGCCATGGAGGACTGCTCCCCAGGCATCCTCACCACCCTCGCCACCGAGCAGGAGGTCGCAGACATCCTCGGGCTCGTCTCCGAGTCAGTGTCACCTCTGAATCAGAACAAATTCACCTTCTGGGTCGGGCTGAGGAAAGTCAAGAACGAGTGTGTCGTTCCCACGCTGCCACTGAGAGGATTCAAGTGGATGGAGGACGGCAGCGAGGAGTCGGAGGTGAACCGCTGGACAGAGGAGCCAACGCACACCTGCACGTCAGTTCGCTGTGCGGCGCTAAAGGGGGAGTTAGACGGGTCGACGGTGACCAGGTGGGGTCTGATCTCTGTCACCTGTAAGAACAAGTACGGGTTCATCTGTAAGCCTAGAGACCGACCGACAGGAGAGACCAGTGTTACACCAGAACCATCTAAACCTGAACCTAGACCTGCAACACGAAAACCAGAACCAGCCACACCTCAACCTAAACTTCCTACTCAAGGACCAGGACCAGAAACTGACCTGAAGcctaaaactgaaactgaactgcAGGAACCTGACCCCGATCCTGAACCAGCGCCAGGGTTGGACTTGGACTGTCAACACCCCATCATCCCTGGTGCCCGCTCCCTCAGTCTGGACCCTGACAACAGCAGCAGGATCCAGGTGGAGTGCTGGTCCCCCATCCAGCTGGAACTCCATTGCTCGGGCCGTCCCGCTGTGTGGCGGCTGCTGGACGACTCCCCTGCAGACTTCACCACCGTCTGCCAGCCGTGTGAGGCCGGCTTCCAGAAAGATGCTTCTGGAAACTGTGTGGACATTGACGAGTGTAGCGGTGGCGGCGGCGCCCCCTGCAGGCACACCTGCctgaacactgagggctcctaCAGGTGCGTTTGCTCCGACGAGAATGAGAAACACCACGACGAGGACTCGCAGGCGTGCACGGATATGGCGACAGATGGTGACAGTGGCTCGCTGTCAGGTATCCTGATCCCGGTGCTGGTTGCTGTGGCGGTgctggtggtgttggtggtggttgTCGTGGTGACGGTGAAATGCTGCCTGATGAGGCGGTCAAAGAAACGTGCCATGACGAAGGCGGAGAAGATGGCGATGAAGAGCAAAGATGGCAAGGATTCCTTTGAAACAGCCAATGAGAAGGTAGCAACATGA